In the genome of Dyadobacter fermentans DSM 18053, the window CTCACGAGCAGGCCCGCATTGATGTTTTTGGAAGTAAAACCACTCGATCCGGGAAGTTTGGTCGGAATGATCTGGTTGCGGTTTTCGACCTGGTAGTAAGTGGCGGTCAGCCGCAGGCGGTTGCGGTAGAGGTTCAAATCCAAACCATATTCATACGAAGTGGCGATTTCCGGTTTCAGGTCCGGCAGCAGGATCTGCCCCGATTTTGAAAGACGCGTAATCCCATCCCAGGCGCCCGCATTGCTGAGTGTTGCCAGGAGGCTATACGGATTGGTGTCATTACCCACCTGCGCCCAGCCGCCCCGCAGTTTGAACAGGCTGATCTGATTGCTCATCGGGATCATTTCGTTCAGCACCAAACTCAAAGACGCAGACGGATAGAAATACGACCGGTTGGCCTTCGGCAAGGTGCTCGACCAGTCGTTGCGGGCTGTAATATCCAGGTAAATCATGTCTTTGAAACCCAAATTAGCCAATCCATAGGCGCTGAAAACGGCCCGCTCGTACAAATAGCTGCTGTAATTGAGGTTGGCCGGAGCGATGTTCGCCAATGTGTAAAGTCCGGGAATGATCAGCCCCGTGCCGTTTCTGGTGGCTGAGTTGAGGTCCGTATTCTTCTGATAACGGGTATTGCCCCCACCGGAAACAGACACGCTGAAATCACTGATATCACGCTTGTAGGTCAGCAAAAAATCCGCATTGCGCTCAAATCTCGACAGGTTGATAAGCCCGAAACCGCCCCGGCTATCGTTGGTGTAGCTGTTGCCGATCTTGGTCTGGCGTTCTTCGCGATAGGTGTCGAGCGCATAACGGCCCATCAGGCTCAGGTGCGGCGTGATTTGCCAGTCGGCCTTCACGTTGCCGAACACCCGGTCGCGCACAAAGCTGTTGTTGACTTCGTAGGCGAGGAACCACGGGTTATTAAATGCACCCGGGCCTTGCGACAGCTGCTGCAAACCTTCCTGCCCGGGCACCCAGTAATCGCGCAGGTCGCGTATATCAATGTGCGGTGACACGGCATACGCCCATTGGAGCGGATTGGTTCCACGGTTGGTAGCGGGCCGGTTGTTGGAGTTGTTACGGCTGAAATCAATGTTAGTACTCACCGTCACTTTCTTACCAAGCTTCACCGACGAATTGATATTGAATGAGTTACGGAACAAATCAGAGTTAGGGATAATGCCGCGGTTGGACATGTTGGAATAGGAAAGGCGGTAGCTCAGCAGGTCGTTGCTGTTGGCAATCGAAACGCCGTTCGTGGTGGTGATCCCGGTTCGCACGAAGTTTTTCACATTGTCGGGGTGCGACACCAGGTCCGTAGCAATCGGATTTCCGTCGGCGTCTTTCGGGCTGTTCCATTGAATGGCTTTGTAACCTTTATCAAGCTCCGGGCCTACGCCGCCGGCAGATTTCTCGTCAATCACCAGCACGCCGCCCGGGTATGGGTTGTTGTCGGGCGTGAATGGAAGCACGCCCGTCGCAAACTTGCTGTGCATGTTCAGGTATCTGAAGGGTTTGTCGAAAACGGTGTTGGAGTTAATGGAAACCGTCATTTTTTTCGACTTGCTACCGCTTTTTGTCGTAATAAGCACCACCCCGTGGCCTGCCCGCGAGCCGTAGAGTGCCGCTGCATTGGGACCTTTCAGGATGGAAACGCTCTCCACATCGTCGGGGTTAATGCTGGAAATCGCATTGCCGTAATCGACGCGGTTGTCGTTGCCCACCTGGCTCACGTTGTTCAAAGTGTTGGCGATGGGCACGCCGTCGACCACGAAAAGTGGCTGGTTATCATTGCTGAGCGACGTGGCACCGCGGATGATCATGCTGACCGACGAGCCCGTGCCGCCGGTAGAGCTGATCGTCACGCCCGGTACGCGGCCGGAGAGCGAGTTGAGCACATTCTCCTGCGCCACCCGGCTGATGTCCTTGCCATCCACTTCGGCAATGGCGTAACCGAGCGAACGCTTCTCGCGCGAGAGGTTCAATGCCGTCACCACCGTTTCATTCAGCGTTTCGACACCTTCGGCCAGCACCACGTCGATTACCGATTGGTTGCCGACAATCACCTCCTGCGTTTCGTGTCCGATATAGGAAAAAACCAGCACCGGCCGGGCTCCCTCGTTCACATTGATCGCGTAGTTTCCGGAGGCGTCCGTGGAAGTGCCCGTTTGAGTACCTTTCACGATAATGCTAACGCCCGGCAGGGCCGCGCCGTCAATTTTGGAAGTAACCTTTCCTCTGATCGTCTTGTCGGACTTCGTCGCCGCGAAAGCCGGACCGACCAGAAAAACCGCCACGAACATGCATAAAAGCAACCTTCGCAGGCCAAAAGTAGAATTTGGATCCATAGTTTTTGTGTTTAAGGTGATGGCACTTTTCATTATTCTGAGCAAAAAATCAAGTCGAAAAATGAGGCACGGCAAGGCCAGATACCCCCTGGTAGGGGATCGTCCACACACATCAGGCAGGCCCTTCTCCCGGTGCGCCGGCGGCCGGAAGGCTAGGTTCAAATCCTGATCATTTTACAAGGGTTGGTGTCTTTCGGGTTATGCTCGATCCGGTTATATTCTGAAAAACAGTTGACAGAGGAGGTGAGTAATGTCGGATTGCTATGAGTCGTTGGAAGATGGCCCACCATTGGGCCGGTTGTCATTCATGAGGCGGTTAAAGTAGATTTCAAGGGCATCAGCATACATTTTCCGCTTCTCGTCATCGTTAATTCCCGCCAGTAATTCCGTCAGTTCATCCTCGGATATCTTATTGCTGATTAGCTTGTTAATCAAATTTTCCGCCCGGGAGAATGACATGATGCTAGTTAGTTTTGGTATGTGAACAGGATACGCCGCGTGCGCGATAACAGGCTACTCATTTTCGCAGCTTTTTTGCAATTTTTTAATCCTTTTTTCCAAAGCACGCATTGCCGGAC includes:
- a CDS encoding SusC/RagA family TonB-linked outer membrane protein, whose product is MFVAVFLVGPAFAATKSDKTIRGKVTSKIDGAALPGVSIIVKGTQTGTSTDASGNYAINVNEGARPVLVFSYIGHETQEVIVGNQSVIDVVLAEGVETLNETVVTALNLSREKRSLGYAIAEVDGKDISRVAQENVLNSLSGRVPGVTISSTGGTGSSVSMIIRGATSLSNDNQPLFVVDGVPIANTLNNVSQVGNDNRVDYGNAISSINPDDVESVSILKGPNAAALYGSRAGHGVVLITTKSGSKSKKMTVSINSNTVFDKPFRYLNMHSKFATGVLPFTPDNNPYPGGVLVIDEKSAGGVGPELDKGYKAIQWNSPKDADGNPIATDLVSHPDNVKNFVRTGITTTNGVSIANSNDLLSYRLSYSNMSNRGIIPNSDLFRNSFNINSSVKLGKKVTVSTNIDFSRNNSNNRPATNRGTNPLQWAYAVSPHIDIRDLRDYWVPGQEGLQQLSQGPGAFNNPWFLAYEVNNSFVRDRVFGNVKADWQITPHLSLMGRYALDTYREERQTKIGNSYTNDSRGGFGLINLSRFERNADFLLTYKRDISDFSVSVSGGGNTRYQKNTDLNSATRNGTGLIIPGLYTLANIAPANLNYSSYLYERAVFSAYGLANLGFKDMIYLDITARNDWSSTLPKANRSYFYPSASLSLVLNEMIPMSNQISLFKLRGGWAQVGNDTNPYSLLATLSNAGAWDGITRLSKSGQILLPDLKPEIATSYEYGLDLNLYRNRLRLTATYYQVENRNQIIPTKLPGSSGFTSKNINAGLLVSKGLELTLGGTPIDKNGWRWDINANWSRNRTTIKSLSEGLDFYTLWTDAKGGAWTYVGEQIGDIYDAEIVTVKDQNSPYYGYPILDINGSWQAVSASNSRNKIGNFNPDFLMGLQTSLSYKGFTLNMSFDWRQGGDFVSQTYRYGESDLKSQRFLDNLINPNGMTGDQLRDYLINNDKVVIRGNQFNIVGGPTKEYGGFPFKYGGNTYDYAVFNPGVIAQYNEAGEIVGYTENLGGAGTKYIPYGDNYPWDFTRAATFDASFIKLREISLGYDLPSAFVKRIGLQNANIAVYSRNIILWTKAKIGIDPEQAFQQESGAQAGTQFKQGIERYNVTPWVIPVGFKLGLTF